The following proteins are encoded in a genomic region of Oncorhynchus gorbuscha isolate QuinsamMale2020 ecotype Even-year linkage group LG11, OgorEven_v1.0, whole genome shotgun sequence:
- the LOC124048075 gene encoding CDGSH iron-sulfur domain-containing protein 1-like, with product MTSNNVSLSKAELVAAIGVTAGATAAGILLFQYLSKGTGVKPKVNLDLQKDDPKVVHAFDIEDLGDKAVYCRCWRSKKFPYCDGAHTKHNEETGDNVGPLIMKRKEA from the exons CTGAATTGGTGGCAGCCATCGGTGTGACTGCAGGAGCTACAGCTGCGGGCATCCTCCTCTTCCAGTACCTCTCCAAGGGGACAGGGGTCAAGCCCAAGGTCAACCTGGACCTGCAGAAAGACGACCCCAAAGTGGTGCATGCTTTTGACATCGAAGATCTCGGGGACAAGGCGGTATACTGCAGGTGTTGGAGGTCCAAGAAG TTTCCCTACTGCGACGGCGCTCATACTAAACATAACGAGGAGACTGGGGATAACGTCGGTCCCCTCATCATGAAGAGGAAGGAGGCCtga